The Myxococcota bacterium DNA window TGTCCATCGGGTCAGGCTCGCTCGGCTACGTTCAGCAAGGAAGCGGTCAGGCATTGATGCTGCTCACCTGGAACGGCGATCCACTAGGGGGTGAACTCGGCGGTGTCGACTTCACCGAAGGCGGTGCGCAGGACGCGCTCGCTCTCGACGTCTTCTTCCAGGATCTCGGCGGCCTGCTCATGGTGACCGTCTGCACCGACCCGGCGATTTCTGGCGCGCAGTCATGTTCGGACGGACGCTATTCCACCGGGTCGACGATCCTCGGAGCGGGTTTGCACGCGCTCAAGTTCTCCGACTTCACTCTCCGATCTGGCTCCGGCGCAGATTTCACTCGCGTGCACCAGGTCGTGATGCGCTTTCAGGCCACCGGGCCCGGCTCCCTTCGGCTCCTCGGGCTCGCCACCGTGCCCGAACCATCTGCTGGTGTGCTGACTTGTGTCGGAGTTGCCCTTCTCGCTGGGTCGCGCCGCCGAGCACGTCGGCGCGGGTGGCGAACCTGGCGTCGGACGTGACGAGCCTGCGCG harbors:
- a CDS encoding PEP-CTERM sorting domain-containing protein (PEP-CTERM proteins occur, often in large numbers, in the proteomes of bacteria that also encode an exosortase, a predicted intramembrane cysteine proteinase. The presence of a PEP-CTERM domain at a protein's C-terminus predicts cleavage within the sorting domain, followed by covalent anchoring to some some component of the (usually Gram-negative) cell surface. Many PEP-CTERM proteins exhibit an unusual sequence composition that includes large numbers of potential glycosylation sites. Expression of one such protein has been shown restore the ability of a bacterium to form floc, a type of biofilm.); protein product: MIDDFKTTQSASITSLHENGGGRLRSGTMLGGTRGLALQDSSGGAPLAVSIGSGSLGYVQQGSGQALMLLTWNGDPLGGELGGVDFTEGGAQDALALDVFFQDLGGLLMVTVCTDPAISGAQSCSDGRYSTGSTILGAGLHALKFSDFTLRSGSGADFTRVHQVVMRFQATGPGSLRLLGLATVPEPSAGVLTCVGVALLAGSRRRARRRGWRTWRRT